The following coding sequences lie in one Niabella agricola genomic window:
- a CDS encoding anti-sigma factor encodes MDIQEYIKSGIVESYVLGLADPEERATLERMRALYPELNAAILDFEQELEVAARKNAVPVDGGVKEQLFKKLPFGQQPAIAADTAGNKKVIRFSKPLAAAAAVLIIASVGYNIYAYQRVKILERENKDLAMERSQLYTQNGTLRTKAEELNTGLQLFSDPASLKIALTGIKETASTKAVVIWNKTNKEVHLMIKGLPVPPRDKQYQLWALVNGTPVDAGVIGDCATFCLLKPVDNAQAFAITLEKAGGNPTPSLDQLQAMGKVPG; translated from the coding sequence GTGGATATTCAGGAATACATAAAGAGTGGTATTGTCGAAAGCTACGTGCTGGGCCTCGCGGATCCGGAAGAGCGGGCTACGCTGGAGCGCATGCGTGCTCTATATCCTGAGTTGAATGCCGCAATTCTTGACTTTGAACAGGAACTTGAAGTGGCCGCCCGGAAAAATGCAGTACCTGTGGACGGCGGAGTTAAAGAACAACTGTTTAAAAAGCTACCTTTCGGTCAGCAACCAGCCATTGCCGCTGATACGGCTGGCAACAAAAAAGTAATTCGGTTTTCAAAACCGCTGGCAGCGGCTGCAGCGGTACTGATCATTGCCAGCGTGGGGTACAATATTTACGCCTACCAACGGGTTAAAATACTGGAACGGGAAAACAAAGATCTTGCAATGGAGCGCAGCCAGCTGTATACACAGAATGGCACACTCCGCACAAAGGCAGAAGAGCTGAATACCGGCTTGCAGCTTTTTTCCGATCCGGCCTCATTGAAAATAGCATTAACCGGTATTAAAGAAACGGCCTCTACTAAAGCCGTGGTGATATGGAATAAGACCAATAAAGAAGTGCACCTGATGATAAAGGGCCTGCCCGTGCCTCCCCGCGATAAGCAATACCAGCTTTGGGCCCTGGTAAACGGAACACCGGTAGATGCCGGCGTTATCGGTGATTGTGCCACCTTCTGTTTGCTAAAACCTGTTGACAATGCACAGGCCTTTGCCATTACATTGGAAAAAGCGGGCGGCAATCCCACCCCGTCCCTTGACCAGCTACAGGCAATGGGAAAGGTTCCCGGATAA
- a CDS encoding RNA polymerase sigma factor, with amino-acid sequence MNKEQTYREDELVMLLKKRDAEAFGYLYDHYAASLNGIICSFVPDEQHALDVLQECFVKIWNQVQAYDASKGRLFTWLSAVARNTAIDMLRSRNWKNIQQNRELSREAHTIPATSGWNMDTIGLRNAVKNLREEHRQVIELAYFEGMSHGDIATETGMPVGTVKTRLRAALIELRKFIK; translated from the coding sequence TTGAATAAGGAACAAACATACCGTGAGGATGAGCTGGTGATGCTTTTAAAAAAACGGGATGCCGAAGCGTTCGGTTACCTGTACGATCATTATGCCGCTTCATTGAACGGGATCATCTGTAGCTTTGTGCCAGACGAGCAGCATGCTCTGGACGTATTGCAGGAATGTTTTGTGAAAATATGGAACCAGGTTCAGGCATATGATGCTTCCAAAGGCCGCCTGTTTACGTGGCTTTCTGCTGTGGCGCGGAATACCGCAATTGACATGCTGCGCAGCCGGAATTGGAAAAATATACAGCAGAACAGGGAGCTTTCAAGGGAGGCACATACCATTCCCGCTACATCCGGATGGAATATGGACACCATCGGCTTAAGAAATGCGGTAAAAAACCTCCGGGAGGAGCACCGCCAGGTGATTGAATTGGCGTATTTTGAAGGTATGAGCCATGGAGATATTGCCACCGAAACCGGTATGCCGGTTGGTACGGTAAAAACAAGGCTGCGGGCGGCGTTGATTGAGCTAAGAAAATTTATTAAATAA
- a CDS encoding ferritin-like domain-containing protein produces MKNDSIRLQPALPGEEAAYNKTVSRKKFLSALGIGSLSLAAIVSCNKDDDGMGSTVPPGSIDLGKGDTGILNYAYALEQLEAAFYTKVAQSPYSGITAAETALLTDIRDHEVAHREFFKKALGTAAIPALNVNFSGIDFSKRDSVLATAKAFEDLGVSAYNGAGALIADKNYLLLAGKIVSVEARHAAYIRDLISNGSFADNTIIDASGMDQAKAPADVLMIAQSFLTSKLWGGNLPKS; encoded by the coding sequence ATGAAAAATGATTCTATCCGTTTACAGCCGGCACTTCCAGGAGAAGAAGCGGCATATAACAAAACCGTGAGCAGGAAGAAATTCCTTTCCGCACTGGGTATCGGCAGTTTGAGTCTTGCCGCTATTGTTTCCTGCAACAAGGACGATGATGGTATGGGTAGCACAGTACCTCCGGGCAGCATTGATCTTGGAAAAGGAGATACCGGCATCCTCAACTATGCCTATGCATTGGAACAGCTGGAAGCGGCTTTTTATACAAAGGTTGCTCAATCGCCGTATTCCGGAATTACGGCCGCTGAAACGGCGCTACTTACAGATATCCGGGATCACGAGGTGGCGCACCGTGAGTTCTTTAAAAAAGCGCTTGGTACAGCCGCCATTCCTGCGCTAAATGTAAATTTCTCCGGCATCGATTTTAGTAAAAGGGATTCCGTGCTGGCAACTGCAAAAGCATTTGAAGACCTGGGCGTGTCGGCCTATAATGGCGCCGGAGCACTCATTGCCGATAAAAATTATTTATTATTGGCAGGAAAGATCGTTTCCGTTGAAGCCCGTCACGCAGCCTATATCCGCGATCTTATCAGCAACGGTTCATTTGCAGACAATACCATTATCGACGCCAGTGGTATGGACCAGGCAAAGGCGCCGGCCGATGTATTAATGATCGCACAGTCGTTCCTTACCTCCAAACTATGGGGAGGCAATTTACCTAAATCCT